A single genomic interval of Aedes aegypti strain LVP_AGWG chromosome 1, AaegL5.0 Primary Assembly, whole genome shotgun sequence harbors:
- the LOC5569924 gene encoding uncharacterized protein LOC5569924: MTQYWWKHWFWITVFAVVLIECTPLSSVDSYPVKLSAKLEENSNKSTYLKRAGELASPSSSGSSGSALSNAKPAGGSLPFISSLPPMAAASSGLLSSSNGPAPTMNSIAVIPEPMPQDIDDTFASGSLAGTDFGPDVTRFARTDGGDGDAGSLTSSSTTTVPAAVVGSGRLKKNGTIFSRNEQNITTLKLKNYNRGLEKEEQRTSLRMPERGSRLVDTLMLTAVENSTEPMEPNPDHPADVEPEEGSGNVTDANIPEEVPLENGTFPEQAVPDPPQLSVSSDSRNISSISFSSSSSEDSNSSSSSERDIPDSHSDSSGTDSIVASDRRIGKILSSDFRDFVSNGNPNPNASSYISRAIAFSTQDLQEGIDDQDHPLEEDDYRRSSRSQQRLNVGAISGICLASLGLLTGLSAALIILYRRYLYLNKPQALSEPDSSGYIDDSTIRDNSDEMYSLDNDSFLNSLEAMTIQNYWTDNVKHTKL; encoded by the exons ATGACACAGTACTGGTGGAAGCACTGGTTCTGGATTACCGTGTTTGCAG TGGTTCTAATCGAGTGCACCCCGCTAAGCTCCGTCGATTCCTACCCGGTCAAGCTGTCCGCCAAGCTGGAGGAAAACAGCAACAAATCCACATATCTGAAACGGGCTGGTGAACTTGCCTCGCCATCATCATCCGGGTCGTCAGGTTCCGCCTTGTCCAATGCCAAACCGGCGGGAGGTTCCTTGCCATTCATATCTTCGCTGCCGCCAATGGCTGCGGCATCTAGCGGACTGCTCTCCAGTTCCAACGGACCGGCACCGACGATGAACAGTATTGCGGTTATTCCGGAACCGATGCCGCAGGACATCGACGACACGTTCGCCAGTGGAAGCCTGGCCGGAACGGACTTTGGACCGGATGTGACCAGATTTGCGAGGACGGACGGTGGTGATGGTGACGCTGGATCGTTGACGTCGTCATCGACGACTACGGTTCCGGCAGCTGTAGTCGGTTCCGGAAGGTTGAAGAAGAACGGGACGATCTTCTCGCGCAATGAACAGAACATCACCACGTTGAAGTTGAAGAACTACAATCGGGGACTTGAAAAGGA GGAACAGAGGACATCTCTTCGGATGCCGGAACGTGGAAGTCGCCTGGTGGATACGCTGATGTTAACTGCCGTCGAGAATTCTACGGAGCCCATGGAACCGAACCCAGACCATCCAGCAGATGTCGAACCGGAAGAGGGCAGCGGTAATGTCACCGATGCGAATATCCCCGAGGAAGTACCTCTGGAGAACGGGACGTTCCCAGAGCAGGCTGTTCCCGATCCTCCGCAGTTGTCGGTGTCCAGTGACTCCAGAAACATCAGTAGCATTAGTTTTAGTTCTAGCAGTAGTGAAGATAGTAATAGTAGTAGCAGTAGTGAGCGGGACATTCCCGATAGCCATAGCGACAGCTCCGGAACGGACTCGATCGTTGCTAGCGATCGGCGGATAGGGAAAATTCTCTCATCCGACTTCCGGGACTTCGTGAGCAATGGCAATCCGAATCCAAATGCGAGCAGTTACATATCGCGGGCGATAGCTTTCTCCACGCAGGACCTACAGGAGGGAATTGATGATCAGGACCATCCCCTGGAGGAGGACGACTACAGACGCAGCTCACGAAGTCAGCAACGGCTCAACGTGGGGGCCATCTCCGGGATATGTCTGGCATCGCTGGGGCTTCTCACGGGGCTTTCCGCTGCGTTGATCATTCTGTACCGGAGGTATCTCTATCTGAACAAGCCCCAGGCGCTCAGCGAACCGGACTCGAGCGGATACATCGACGACAGCACGATCCGGGACAATTCGGACGAGATGTACAGCTTGGACAATGATTCGTTCCTGAACTCGCTGGAGGCGATGACCATTCAGAACTACTGGACCGACAACGTCAAGCACACGAAGCTGTAG